The Ananas comosus cultivar F153 linkage group 7, ASM154086v1, whole genome shotgun sequence genome has a window encoding:
- the LOC109713170 gene encoding putative E3 ubiquitin-protein ligase RING1b, giving the protein MPAQKRPHPPPHNDDHHHHGGGGGGGGGSGGGGGAGAGDASPHPSSSSPPPPQQQQVKEAKEEEEEEEEEEDEAEDAAEDGEEPPPTPQPPPKVEPPVDQDDSDGEGQSESSQSAGDRDEFILVKLADIRKEVQCPICLGIIRKTRTVMECLHRFCRECIDKSMRLGNNECPACRTHCASRRSLRDDPNYDALIAALYPDIDKYEEEELAFDEEERSRNRKIQESIAETLRRQVEALGRRRSASKAAAFPFTRRSHGNFRNNHGQNSYSRGRGRSNARDIAPTGSDDEDEELGNGNNDGSKESSSADEGSPDIRHKRSRRWPAPPRSSPARTAGNADVGGDENDDLGLIRENVSTSPLRAGNREMLAWGKNGARSQTRHGNSSGSNGRLAKGGRMAKLAEYLRNLDENDNELDVHLILLPLDGESLINLPTWYLCCRPSSSIRHLRQFVAHKTSQQAEEVEIYGRKPQFGDTAIKDEAKLDHLESLEILAGDESLAKLCASFISARGDMELVYAIKRQS; this is encoded by the exons ATGCCCGCGCAGAAGCGGCCGCATCCGCCGCCGCACAACGACGATCACCAccaccacggcggcggcggcggaggtgggggcggtagcggcggaggaggtggcgcTGGGGCCGGAGACGCCTCGCCACACCCTTCGTCTTCGTCGCCTCCGCCACCCCAGCAGCAGCAGGTGAAAGAAgcgaaggaagaggaggaggaagaggaggaggaagaagatgaggcgGAGGAtgcggcggaggacggcgaggagccgccgccgacgccgcagccgccgccgaaGGTGGAGCCTCCGGTGGACCAGGACG ATTCAGATGGCGAAGGCCAGAGCGAGTCGTCCCAGAGCGCGGGCGACAGGGACGA GTTTATTCTGGTAAAGTTAGCAGATATACGAAAAGAAGTTCAATGCCCTATATGCTTAG GCATAATTCGAAAGACTAGAACAGTTATGGAGTGCCTACACAGGTTCTGTAGGGAGTGTATTGATAAATCTATGCGGCTTGG AAATAATGAGTGTCCAGCATGCCGTACGCATTGTGCAAGTCGACGTTCTTTGAGGGATGATCCAAACTATGATGCCCTTATTGCTGCTTTATATCCAGATATTGATAAGTATGAGGAAGAG GAACTCGCTTTTGATGAAGAGGAGAGGTCTCGCAATAGGAAG ATTCAAGAATCCATAGCTGAAACGCTGCGGCGGCAAGTGGAAGCACTTGGCAGGAGGAGGTCGGCCTCAAAAGCAGCAGCTTTTCCTTTCACGCGAAGATCTCACGGAAACTTCAGGAATAATCACGGTCAGAACAGTTACTCGCGCGGGAGAGGTCGTTCAAATGCTCGAGACATCGCACCAACAGGTTCAGATGATGAAGACGAAGAGTTAGGGAACGGGAATAATGATGGTAGCAAAGAGTCTTCTTCTGCAGATGAGGGTTCTCCAGACATAAGGCACAAGAGAAGTCGGAGATGGCCGGCCCCACCACGGTCCTCACCAGCTAGGACAGCGGGCAATGCCGATGTCGGTGGTGATGAAAATGACGATTTAGGGCTTATTAGAGAAAATGTCAGCACATCTCCTTTGCGGGCAGGGAATAGGGAGATGCTCGCATGGGGTAAGAATGGCGCACGGAGTCAAACGCGACACGGCAATTCTAGTGGCTCGAATGGGCGGTTGGCAAAGGGCGGGCGCATGGCCAAGTTGGCAGAATACCTCCGGAATTTagatgaaaatgataatgaG CTTGATGTACATCTGATTCTGCTTCCGCTGGATGGAGAAAGTCTGATTAATTTGCCAACATGGTATCTTTGCTGTCGGCCATCCTCATCAATTCGACACCTTCGCCAA TTCGTCGCTCATAAGACATCTCAACAAGCTGAAGAAGTTGAAATATATGGAAGGAAACCTCAGTTTGGAGATACGGCTATTAAAGATGAGGCGAAGTTGGATCATTTGGAAAGCTTAGAAATATTAGCAGGAGATGAATCTCTTGCCAAGCTTtgtgcttcatttatttctgcTCGAGGGGATATG GAATTGGTTTATGCTATAAAGAGGCAAAGCTAG
- the LOC109712663 gene encoding probable sodium/metabolite cotransporter BASS1, chloroplastic, whose product MPMPLLRRIHASLPFPPLHHHHRHLRLHGSLRLLPTRATPPTGRRRRSALAIPPRASVDPAMAAADGDSGGGEGRRGVVARVGEALSLGFPVWVGSACLVALWRPRAFLWVGRSSQIVGITLTMLGMGMTLTLDDLRAALLMPKELAAGFVLQYTVMPLSGFLVSKLLNLPSYYAAGLILVACCPGGTASNIVTYLARGNVALSVLMTAASTFAAAVMTPLLTSKLAGQFVAVDPMGLFMSTVQVVLAPVLLGAILNQYCSGLVELVSPFMPFVAVATVAILCGSAIAQNASAILSSGLQVVLSVCCLHASGFFFGYVLARMLGIDVSSSRTISIEVGMQNSVLGVMLAGQHFSNPLTAVPCAVSSICHSVYGSILAGIWRCTPPKDQKD is encoded by the exons ATGCCGAtgcccctcctccgccgcatcCATGCCTCTCTCCCATTTCCAcctctccaccaccaccaccgccacctccgcctccACGGCTCGCTACGCCTCCTCCCCACCCGAGCAACGCCACCGacagggaggaggagaagaagcgcATTGGCGATCCCTCCGCGGGCCTCCGTGGATCCGGCGATGGCTGCCGCCGACGGCGacagcggcggcggagaggggcGGCGGGGGGTGGTGGCGCGGGTGGGGGAGGCGCTGTCGCTAGGGTTTCCGGTGTGGGTGGGGTCGGCGTGCCTCGTCGCGCTGTGGCGGCCCCGCGCGTTCCTCTGGGTCGGCCGGAGCTCGCAGATCGTCGGGATCACCCTCACCATGCTCG GAATGGGAATGACGCTAACGCTCGACGATCTGCGAGCTGCGTTGCTGATGCCGAAGGAGTTGGCTGCTGGATTTGTACTCCAGTACACA GTGATGCCGCTGTCGGGATTCTTAGTAAGCAAGCTGTTAAATTTGCCATCCTATTATGCTGCTGGGCTGATACTTGTAGCATGCTGTCCTggag GTACGGCGAGTAACATTGTCACCTATCTTGCAAG AGGAAATGTAGCACTTTCGGTGCTTATGACGGCGGCAAGCACTTTCGCTGCAGCG gttATGACCCCTTTGCTTACATCCAAACTAGCTGGACAATTTGTCGCTGTGGATCCAATGGGCCTCTTCATGTCAACTGTCCAG GTTGTGCTTGCACCTGTTCTACTGGGTGCCATTTTGAACCAGTATTGCAGCGGCCTAGTTGAGTTGGTGTCTCCCTTTATGCCATTCGTCGCCGTTGCCACCGTAGCAATTTTGTGCGGTAGTGCTATAGCTCAGAATGCTTCGGCTATCCTTTCATCCGGGTTGCAAGTTGTACTCTCTGTATGTTGTCTTCATGCCTCTGGGTTTTTCTTTGGGTACGTGCTCGCTAGGATGCTGGGAATTGATGTCTCCTCTTCTCGCACTATCTCTATTGAGGTCGGCATGCAG AATTCGGTGCTTGGTGTAATGCTTGCCGGCCAGCATTTCAGCAATCCTTTGACAGCAGTACCATGCGCTGTTTCGAGCATCTGTCACTCAGTGTATGGTAGTATTTTAGCCGGAATATGGAGGTGTACGCCCCCGAAAGACCAAAAAGACTAA
- the LOC109712664 gene encoding squamosa promoter-binding-like protein 3 has product MERKATSGESKRKETKPRREPPPSFTSAAVVAADDAEEEEEEDSPAAAAAAAGAEEEKKRRSGSSSSPLTSSAVVARRGSSSSSSAAAAAGAAAPPSCQAERCAADLTEAKRYHRRHKVCEAHSKAPVVVVAGLRQRFCQQCSRFHELSEFDDSKRSCRRRLAGHNERRRKSSLETQGEGSSRCRQSDQDGRVPINISGNPPYKHFQIR; this is encoded by the exons ATGGAGCGCAAGGCCACGAGTGGCGAGTCCAAGCGCAAGGAGACGAAGCCGCGGAGGGAGCCTCCACCGTCGTTCACCTCCGCCGCCGTGGTGGCCGCCGATgacgccgaggaggaggaggaggaggattcccccgcggcggcggcggcggcggcgggggcggaggaggagaagaagaggagatcgGGGTCGTCCTCGTCGCCTCTCACTTCCTCGGCGGTGGTGGCGAGGAggggatcgtcgtcgtcgtcgtcggcggcggcggcggcgggggcggcggcgccgccgagtTGCCAGGCAGAGCGGTGCGCGGCGGATCTGACCGAGGCGAAGCGCTACCACCGCCGCCACAAGGTGTGCGAGGCCCACTCCAAGGcccccgtcgtcgtcgtcgccggtCTCCGCCAACGCTTCTGCCAACAATGCAGCAG GTTCCATGAGCTATCTGAGTTCGATGACTCTAAGAGGAGCTGCCGCAGGCGCCTGGCTGGCCATAACGAGCGGCGCAGAAAGAGTTCTTTGGAGACTCAGGGAGAAGGCTCGAGCCGCTGCAGGCAGTCCGATCAGGATGGAAGGGTTCCGATCAACATCTCTGGAAACCCTCCGTACAAGCATTTCCAGATCAGATAA